A genomic window from Cotesia glomerata isolate CgM1 linkage group LG7, MPM_Cglom_v2.3, whole genome shotgun sequence includes:
- the LOC123268550 gene encoding dynein light chain Tctex-type — translation MDDMQEEPQFVVDDVSKIIKEAIEVAIGGDAYHQNKVAQWTSHVVESCLGSLTKLQKPYKYIVTCTIMQKNGAGLHTASSCFWDNTSDGSCTVRWENKTMYCIVSVFGLAI, via the exons ATGGACGACATGCAAGAAGAG ccgCAATTTGTTGTCGATGatgtaagtaaaataataaaagaagcTATCGAAGTAGCGATTGGTGGTGATGCCTACCACCAGAATAAAGTCGCGCAGTGGACATCTCACGTCGTTGAAAGCTGCTTAGGAAGTCTAACTAAATTACAAAAACCCTACAAATatattg TGACATGTACaataatgcaaaaaaatgGAGCCGGATTACATACTGCAAGTTCATGCTTCTGGGACAACACATCCGATGGAAGTTGTACAGTTCGATGGGAAAATAAAACAATGTATTGCATAGTATCCGTCTTCGGTCTCGCAATTTAG
- the LOC123268505 gene encoding transcription activator MSS11 isoform X1, which yields MKFAAIYLLLLTIGCTWRETISTCVLESDFGFMLNCVFKKSSLFRVRNLGGVKGYVGLGFSVGDELGFQESLSNLESSKRRSVQADGRNTVGIGSGFTKRDDMRTNPKVVPPFKPLPPGASRPMAAQPELQRLVVQRNSTALKTIPAPSLSAMQEAAAVRQQKLQQQQKLALQQQQLQQRAQYEAKLRQQQRIQQEALALKVLKEQRQQQQEALIQQQKLALQRQQAIQQSLALQNKRVQVPQSLATNVNDLSYAQPLPHIVAAIPPAGSIVNMNNKIASNSKPLTSVVSVSNSGLPFIAMPESSAQLTDRISHSPAIIQDSDNQLSKDNFIQLPLPNDEMTASVNEMTLQSLNPANTAEAVESTKQQNEKRQSLPSLKPIQGMGTSLKALAEASNITLEALEAAILLRQQQLMEKQQGTTTTTTTTTTQSPIKSSYSNSGTTKVMNAPREYYPMSYDKNFDDNFASRVDLPDTSFYCGDQKHFPGLYADEDLGCMVFHVCALTDQGLIMKSFLCPESTLFDQTILKCNWWFYVDCKSSKSLYDSNIPISKSYQLMKALAFFSAYKNHDNATMSAQSGS from the exons ATGAAGTTTGCCgcgatttatttattgctcCTGACAATTg GATGTACATGGAGAGAGACAATAAGTACGTGTGTACTGGAATCGGACTTTGGTTTCATGCTTAACTGTGTCTTCAAAAAATCATCCCTCTTTCGAGTAAGAAATCTTGGCGGTGTCAAAGGTTACGTCGGCCTCG GCTTTTCTGTCGGTGATGAACTCGGATTTCAAGAATCATTATCCAATTTGGAGAGCAGCAAGCGACGTAGTGTACAAGCCGATGGAAGAAATACTGTTGGTATAGGAAGTGGG ttcACCAAGCGAGATGACATGAGAACAAACCCGAAAGTAGTACCTCCATTCAAACCATTACCTCCAGGAGCATCTCGTCCAATGGCAGCTCAACCAGAGCTCCAGCGACTGGTTGTTCAAAGAAACTCGACGGCCTTGAAAACAATTCCAGCACCATCGCTGTCGGCAATGCAAGAAGCAGCAGCAGTGCGCCAGCAAAAATTACAACAGCAACAAAAATTAGCGTTGCAGCAACAGCAGCTGCAACAAAGAGCGCAGTACGAAGCTAAGCTGCGCCAGCAGCAGAGAATTCAACAAGAAGCGTTGGCTTTAAAAGTGCTAAAAGAGCAACGACAACAGCAGCAAGAGGCTCTTATTCAACAGCAAAAACTGGCGTTGCAACGTCAGCAGGCCATTCAGCAATCACTGGCTCTCCAGAACAAGCGTGTTCAG GTACCGCAGAGCTTAGCAACGAATGTCAACGATCTTTCGTACGCTCAACCTTTGCCACACATCGTTGCTGCTATACCTCCAGCTGGAAGCATTGTTAACATGAACAATAAAATAGCAAGTAATTCAAAACCTTTAACAAGTGTGGTATCTGTTTCTAATAGTGGGTTACCTTTTATTGCGATGCCTGAATCATCTGCCCAATTGACTGATCGTATTAGTCACAGTCCAGCTATCATTCAAGATTCTGATAACCAATTATCTAAGGACAATTTTATTCAG CTTCCATTGCCAAATGACGAAATGACGGCATCAGTTAATGAAATGACACTTCAGTCACTAAATCCAGCAAACACAGCAGAAGCTGTTGAATCAACAAAGCAGCAGAATGAAAAACGTCAATCTCTACCGTCACTAAAACCGATTCAAGGAATGGGAACATCTCTGAAGGCTCTTGCAGAAGCTAGTAATATAACATTAGAAGCTCTCGAAGCAGCTATTCTGCTCAGACAGCAACAGTTGATGGAAAAGCAACAAGGAACTACGACCACTACAACCACCACGACAACACAATCTCCAATTAAAAG CAGTTACAGTAATTCAGGGACAACGAAAGTAATGAACGCTCCCCGAGAATATTACCCAATGAGTTATGACAAAAATTTCGATGACAATTTCGCAAGCCGAGTTGATTTGCCGGACACGAGTTTTTACTGTGGAGATCAGAAGCATTTTCCTGGGCTGTATGCCGATGAAGATCTAGGCTGCATGGTATTCCATGTATGCGCGTTAACAGATCAAGgtttaataatgaaaagttttcTGTGTCCTGAATCGACGCTCTTCGATCAGACGATTCTCAAATGCAACTGGTGGTTCTACGTCGACTGTAAATCATCAAAGAGTTTGTATGACAGCAACATTCCTATCAGTAAAAGCTACCAGCTGATGAAGGCACTGGCATTCTTTTCCGCTTACAAGAATCATGATAACGCGACAATGAGCGCTCAAAGTGGCTCTTGA
- the LOC123268505 gene encoding uncharacterized protein LOC123268505 isoform X2 — protein MKFAAIYLLLLTIGCTWRETISTCVLESDFGFMLNCVFKKSSLFRVRNLGGVKGYVGLGFSVGDELGFQESLSNLESSKRRSVQADGRNTVGIGSGFTKRDDMRTNPKVVPPFKPLPPGASRPMAAQPELQRLVVQRNSTALKTIPAPSLSAMQEAAAVRQQKLQQQQKLALQQQQLQQRAQYEAKLRQQQRIQQEALALKVLKEQRQQQQEALIQQQKLALQRQQAIQQSLALQNKRVQVPQSLATNVNDLSYAQPLPHIVAAIPPAGSIVNMNNKIASNSKPLTSVVSVSNSGLPFIAMPESSAQLTDRISHSPAIIQDSDNQLSKDNFIQLPLPNDEMTASVNEMTLQSLNPANTAEAVESTKQQNEKRQSLPSLKPIQGMGTSLKALAEASNITLEALEAAILLRQQQLMEKQQGTTTTTTTTTTQSPIKSYSNSGTTKVMNAPREYYPMSYDKNFDDNFASRVDLPDTSFYCGDQKHFPGLYADEDLGCMVFHVCALTDQGLIMKSFLCPESTLFDQTILKCNWWFYVDCKSSKSLYDSNIPISKSYQLMKALAFFSAYKNHDNATMSAQSGS, from the exons ATGAAGTTTGCCgcgatttatttattgctcCTGACAATTg GATGTACATGGAGAGAGACAATAAGTACGTGTGTACTGGAATCGGACTTTGGTTTCATGCTTAACTGTGTCTTCAAAAAATCATCCCTCTTTCGAGTAAGAAATCTTGGCGGTGTCAAAGGTTACGTCGGCCTCG GCTTTTCTGTCGGTGATGAACTCGGATTTCAAGAATCATTATCCAATTTGGAGAGCAGCAAGCGACGTAGTGTACAAGCCGATGGAAGAAATACTGTTGGTATAGGAAGTGGG ttcACCAAGCGAGATGACATGAGAACAAACCCGAAAGTAGTACCTCCATTCAAACCATTACCTCCAGGAGCATCTCGTCCAATGGCAGCTCAACCAGAGCTCCAGCGACTGGTTGTTCAAAGAAACTCGACGGCCTTGAAAACAATTCCAGCACCATCGCTGTCGGCAATGCAAGAAGCAGCAGCAGTGCGCCAGCAAAAATTACAACAGCAACAAAAATTAGCGTTGCAGCAACAGCAGCTGCAACAAAGAGCGCAGTACGAAGCTAAGCTGCGCCAGCAGCAGAGAATTCAACAAGAAGCGTTGGCTTTAAAAGTGCTAAAAGAGCAACGACAACAGCAGCAAGAGGCTCTTATTCAACAGCAAAAACTGGCGTTGCAACGTCAGCAGGCCATTCAGCAATCACTGGCTCTCCAGAACAAGCGTGTTCAG GTACCGCAGAGCTTAGCAACGAATGTCAACGATCTTTCGTACGCTCAACCTTTGCCACACATCGTTGCTGCTATACCTCCAGCTGGAAGCATTGTTAACATGAACAATAAAATAGCAAGTAATTCAAAACCTTTAACAAGTGTGGTATCTGTTTCTAATAGTGGGTTACCTTTTATTGCGATGCCTGAATCATCTGCCCAATTGACTGATCGTATTAGTCACAGTCCAGCTATCATTCAAGATTCTGATAACCAATTATCTAAGGACAATTTTATTCAG CTTCCATTGCCAAATGACGAAATGACGGCATCAGTTAATGAAATGACACTTCAGTCACTAAATCCAGCAAACACAGCAGAAGCTGTTGAATCAACAAAGCAGCAGAATGAAAAACGTCAATCTCTACCGTCACTAAAACCGATTCAAGGAATGGGAACATCTCTGAAGGCTCTTGCAGAAGCTAGTAATATAACATTAGAAGCTCTCGAAGCAGCTATTCTGCTCAGACAGCAACAGTTGATGGAAAAGCAACAAGGAACTACGACCACTACAACCACCACGACAACACAATCTCCAATTAAAAG TTACAGTAATTCAGGGACAACGAAAGTAATGAACGCTCCCCGAGAATATTACCCAATGAGTTATGACAAAAATTTCGATGACAATTTCGCAAGCCGAGTTGATTTGCCGGACACGAGTTTTTACTGTGGAGATCAGAAGCATTTTCCTGGGCTGTATGCCGATGAAGATCTAGGCTGCATGGTATTCCATGTATGCGCGTTAACAGATCAAGgtttaataatgaaaagttttcTGTGTCCTGAATCGACGCTCTTCGATCAGACGATTCTCAAATGCAACTGGTGGTTCTACGTCGACTGTAAATCATCAAAGAGTTTGTATGACAGCAACATTCCTATCAGTAAAAGCTACCAGCTGATGAAGGCACTGGCATTCTTTTCCGCTTACAAGAATCATGATAACGCGACAATGAGCGCTCAAAGTGGCTCTTGA
- the LOC123268505 gene encoding transcription activator MSS11 isoform X3: MKFAAIYLLLLTIGFSVGDELGFQESLSNLESSKRRSVQADGRNTVGIGSGFTKRDDMRTNPKVVPPFKPLPPGASRPMAAQPELQRLVVQRNSTALKTIPAPSLSAMQEAAAVRQQKLQQQQKLALQQQQLQQRAQYEAKLRQQQRIQQEALALKVLKEQRQQQQEALIQQQKLALQRQQAIQQSLALQNKRVQVPQSLATNVNDLSYAQPLPHIVAAIPPAGSIVNMNNKIASNSKPLTSVVSVSNSGLPFIAMPESSAQLTDRISHSPAIIQDSDNQLSKDNFIQLPLPNDEMTASVNEMTLQSLNPANTAEAVESTKQQNEKRQSLPSLKPIQGMGTSLKALAEASNITLEALEAAILLRQQQLMEKQQGTTTTTTTTTTQSPIKSSYSNSGTTKVMNAPREYYPMSYDKNFDDNFASRVDLPDTSFYCGDQKHFPGLYADEDLGCMVFHVCALTDQGLIMKSFLCPESTLFDQTILKCNWWFYVDCKSSKSLYDSNIPISKSYQLMKALAFFSAYKNHDNATMSAQSGS, translated from the exons ATGAAGTTTGCCgcgatttatttattgctcCTGACAATTg GCTTTTCTGTCGGTGATGAACTCGGATTTCAAGAATCATTATCCAATTTGGAGAGCAGCAAGCGACGTAGTGTACAAGCCGATGGAAGAAATACTGTTGGTATAGGAAGTGGG ttcACCAAGCGAGATGACATGAGAACAAACCCGAAAGTAGTACCTCCATTCAAACCATTACCTCCAGGAGCATCTCGTCCAATGGCAGCTCAACCAGAGCTCCAGCGACTGGTTGTTCAAAGAAACTCGACGGCCTTGAAAACAATTCCAGCACCATCGCTGTCGGCAATGCAAGAAGCAGCAGCAGTGCGCCAGCAAAAATTACAACAGCAACAAAAATTAGCGTTGCAGCAACAGCAGCTGCAACAAAGAGCGCAGTACGAAGCTAAGCTGCGCCAGCAGCAGAGAATTCAACAAGAAGCGTTGGCTTTAAAAGTGCTAAAAGAGCAACGACAACAGCAGCAAGAGGCTCTTATTCAACAGCAAAAACTGGCGTTGCAACGTCAGCAGGCCATTCAGCAATCACTGGCTCTCCAGAACAAGCGTGTTCAG GTACCGCAGAGCTTAGCAACGAATGTCAACGATCTTTCGTACGCTCAACCTTTGCCACACATCGTTGCTGCTATACCTCCAGCTGGAAGCATTGTTAACATGAACAATAAAATAGCAAGTAATTCAAAACCTTTAACAAGTGTGGTATCTGTTTCTAATAGTGGGTTACCTTTTATTGCGATGCCTGAATCATCTGCCCAATTGACTGATCGTATTAGTCACAGTCCAGCTATCATTCAAGATTCTGATAACCAATTATCTAAGGACAATTTTATTCAG CTTCCATTGCCAAATGACGAAATGACGGCATCAGTTAATGAAATGACACTTCAGTCACTAAATCCAGCAAACACAGCAGAAGCTGTTGAATCAACAAAGCAGCAGAATGAAAAACGTCAATCTCTACCGTCACTAAAACCGATTCAAGGAATGGGAACATCTCTGAAGGCTCTTGCAGAAGCTAGTAATATAACATTAGAAGCTCTCGAAGCAGCTATTCTGCTCAGACAGCAACAGTTGATGGAAAAGCAACAAGGAACTACGACCACTACAACCACCACGACAACACAATCTCCAATTAAAAG CAGTTACAGTAATTCAGGGACAACGAAAGTAATGAACGCTCCCCGAGAATATTACCCAATGAGTTATGACAAAAATTTCGATGACAATTTCGCAAGCCGAGTTGATTTGCCGGACACGAGTTTTTACTGTGGAGATCAGAAGCATTTTCCTGGGCTGTATGCCGATGAAGATCTAGGCTGCATGGTATTCCATGTATGCGCGTTAACAGATCAAGgtttaataatgaaaagttttcTGTGTCCTGAATCGACGCTCTTCGATCAGACGATTCTCAAATGCAACTGGTGGTTCTACGTCGACTGTAAATCATCAAAGAGTTTGTATGACAGCAACATTCCTATCAGTAAAAGCTACCAGCTGATGAAGGCACTGGCATTCTTTTCCGCTTACAAGAATCATGATAACGCGACAATGAGCGCTCAAAGTGGCTCTTGA
- the LOC123268498 gene encoding alpha-taxilin-like, translated as MDLDKESLAVLNTVLNNPQSIPDEDLSGGGGTHGKKHTKPKKKDSSLNHGNDLTEILKSNSSLDEKLQLVCNKYSEIMHANRKLMVAYKMSEGRATKLQLENEQCQQQRSKAVLARSRLENLCRELQKLNKAQKEEIDLKLRLEEEKRKEISATFQSAFAEMSTLTNQNTEKNTKMREENLEMREKIKSVRERIELSEQQLEKVRQQAQLEIELAEAKMAASKMEMVAEKESLLKEKQQLLLKLTEYQVRISELQATEVGLRSQISMYTEKYDDFQNALAKSNQVFSGFNEEMEKMSKKIVKLEKETSLWKQRWEKSHASLLEMATDKQNRDTEMSKLNHKLSLLQELCKAFQRERTELLAQLRAVNGPAASSVHNIKLDKIDIKQVEELSQDCQQLKDDLAHLQDNLSETIVETNEETGKSGTSNEDDGKKAVGDKNESDLESTNNVQVNSQSNENYVKDSKPEVEVKAIKEEGNENNETAQGKECSDEKGIKDGDVKEVKEIVVESQEKENKIESGVKENEIKESTELIPVTNENENKSNNNNERLNSNESLPVSQSINTFNCDTNLENIKTDNSSVNLCSIIKSTDSPTCTDLKEIKVSQTNDSTIQHEIKTNDSDESKANTNEEKSNCCTLNKKKKGKDGKRKK; from the exons ATGGATCTGGACAAGGAGAGCTTAGCAGTTTTGAATACTGTACTCAATAATCCACAATCAATTCCTGATGAAGAt TTAAGCGGAGGCGGAGGAACGCATGGTAAAAAACATAccaagccaaaaaaaaaagattcttCATTGAACCACGGTAATGACTTGAccgaaatattaaaatcaaatagttCACTGGatgaaaaattgcaattagTGTGTAATAAATACTCTGAAATAATGCACGCAAATCGTAAATTGATGGTCGCATACAAAATGTCTGAGGGACGTGCTACTAAATTGCAACTGGAGAATGAACAATGTCAGCAGCAACGTTCAAAAGCAGTATTGGCACGCTCGCGTTTGGAAAATTTGTGCCGAGAATTACAGAAGCTTAACAAGGcgcaaaaagaagaaattgatCTCAAGTTACGACTTGAGGAAGAAAAGAGAAAAGAAATATCGGCTACTTTTCAGAGTGCCTTCGCTGAAATGAGCACTCTTACTAATCAGAACACGGAGAAAAATACTAAGATGCGGGAGGAAAATTTGGAAATGCGGGAGAAAATAAAATCTGTACGCGAGCGTATTGAGTTGAGTGAACAACAGTTGGAAAAAGTACGTCAACAAGCTCAATTAGAAATAGAACTAGCAGAAGCTAAAATGGCTGCTTCAAAAATGGAAATGGTTGCTGAAAAAGAGAGCTTGTTGAAAGAAAaacaacaattattattg aaattaacGGAATATCAAGTACGAATAAGTGAATTGCAAGCAACTGAAGTTGGATTGAGAAGTCAAATTAGTAtgtacactgaaaaatatgATGATTTCCAGAATGCGTTAGCTAAAAGTAATCAAGTGTTTAGTGGATTCAATGAAGAAATGGAAaag atgtctaaaaaaatcgtaaaattagaaaaagaaACGAGTTTATGGAAACAACGGTGGGAGAAAAGTCATGCATCGTTGCTGGAAATGGCTACCGATAAACAAAATCGAGATACTGAAATGTCCAAGCTAAATCATAAATTATCATTGCTTCAGGAATTATGCAAGGCTTTTCAGCGTGAACGTACGGAATTATTGGCTCAACTGCGAGCGGTAAATGGCCCCGCTGCATCTAGTGTccataatattaaattagataaaatcgATATAAAACAAGTTGAAGAATTATCACAAGACTGTCAACAATTGAAAGATGACTTGGCGCATTTACAAGATAATTTATCTGAAACTATTGTTGAGACTAATGAAGAGACTGGTAAGTCTGGGACAAGTAATGAAGATGATGGTAAAAAGGCTGTTGGTGATAAAAATGAAAGCGATTTAGAATCAACAAATAATGTTCAAGTTAATTCTCAGTCGAATGAAAATTATGTCAAGGACAGTAAGCCAGAGGTCGAAGTAAAAGCAATTAAAGAAGAAggaaatgaaaataatgaaacagCGCAAGGAAAAGAATGTAGTGACGAAAAAGGAATTAAAGATGGGGATGTTAAAgaagttaaagaaattgttGTAGAAAGCCAAgaaaaggaaaataaaattgaaagtggggtaaaagaaaatgaaataaaagaaaGTACTGAATTAATACCTGTGacaaatgaaaatgaaaataaatcaaataataataatgaaagatTAAATAGTAATGAATCTCTTCCAGTGTCTCAGTCAATAAACACATTTAATTGTGAtacaaatttagaaaatattaaaactgaTAATTCTAGTGTTAACTTATGctcaataattaaatctaCCGACAGCCCTACATGTACTGACcttaaagaaattaaagttTCTCAAACAAACGATTCAACGATTCAACACGAAATTAAAACTAATGATAGTGATGAATCTAAAGCAAATACCAATgaagaaaaaagtaattgcTGTACATTGAATAAGAAGAAAAAAGGAAAA GATGGAAAGcgaaagaaataa